The genomic window GATGGCGCGCCACCCCGCATGCTCCTCGTGCAGCAGCCGGGCGGGCAGATCGTCGGTGATCTCGGTCATGCGGCCACGCTACCCCGCGCCGGGCGCGGCTCCTACAGCCAGTTGCGCCGCTTGAAGATCACGTAGAGCGTGATGCCGAAGAGCACCATCGCGGCGAGCGCGATGGGGTAGCCGAGCGGATGGTCCAGCTCGGGCATGTGCCGGAAGTTCATGCCGTAGATGGTGCCGATCAGCGTCGGGGCGAAGATGATCGCCGCCCAGCTGGAGATCTTCTTGACCTCCTCGCTCTGGGTGAGGCTCGTCTCGGTCAGGCGCTGCATCTCGTCGTTCTGCCGCTGCGTGACGAGCGTCGAGTGCACGGCGAGGGCGTTCTGCAGGAGCTGCCGGAAGGACTCGCCGCGCTCGACGACGCGGATGACGTGGTCGAGCACGTCGCGCAGGTAGCGCTGCAGCTCGAGGTCGACGCGGTACTTCTCGAAGCCGCGCTCGATGGCCTGGACCATGTCGACGAGCGGGCGCGTGGCGCGCTGGAACTCCATGACCTCGGAGGCGAGGTCGTAGATGCGGCGGGTCACCTGGGGGTCGCCGTCGAAGAGCTCCTCCTCGATCTCGTCGATGTCGTTCTCGAGTCCGGCGAGCACGGGCGCGTATTCGTCGACGACCTCGTCGAGCACGGCGTAGAGCACGGCCTCGGGACCCTGTGCGAGCAGGTCGGGACTGCCCTCGAGACGCCGGCGCACCTTCGCCAGGTTCGGCGACTCGGCGCGGCGGATCGTGATGGCGAAGTCGCGCCCGACGAACAGGTGGACCTCGCCGAACTCCACCTCCTCGGTCGGGTCGAGGTAGCGCGCGGGGCGCAGCACGACGAAGAGCGTGTCGCCGTAGCGCTCGAGCTTGGCGCGCTGGTGGCCCTTGCGGGCGTCCTCGACGGCCAGGTGGTGCAGCGAGAACTCCTCGGCGACCGCGTCGAGCTCGTCGTCGGTCGGCCGGTACAGGCCGATCCAGGAGAAGCCGCCGTGCTCCTCGCGCAGCTCGAAGCTCTCCTCGAGGGTCGCGGGACTCGCCACGCGGCGGCCGTCGCGGTAGACGGCGTTGTCGATGACCGGCACCGCTCCAGTCTCCCCCGCCGGGTCAGTGCGCGGCGGCCCATTGCCCGCGCGTCGGCGTGGGACGCGTGCGGGCGAGCGAGCCCGACTGCATCGCGAGGCGCGCCTCGGCGGCGGCGAAGACGATGCGGTCGGCCTCGGCCTCGTCGATCAGGCCGATGGCGTGATGCTGCACGGCGACGCCGTCGAGCAGGGCCGTGAGCATGCGCGCGTCGGCCTCGGGGTCGGCGCTCGTCGCCGTTCCGGCCGCGACGTTGCGCTCGATGATGTGCGCGAGGCGCCGGTCGGAGTCGCGGTGGTGCCGGGTGAGCGCGGCGTGCAGCTCGGGGTTCCGGGGCGCCTCGCTCCAGGCGTCGATCCAGACGAGGTAGTGCTCGCGCGGGGTCGTGGTGAGCCAGTCGGCGAGCGCCTCGACGGGCTCGAGTCGCTCGGCGAGCTCGTCGTCCTCGATCGACTCGGCCAGCACGGCCGCGTCGAAGGCGGCGGCGACCAGCTGCTCGCGCGTGGCGAAGTAGTGGCGGATGAGGCCGTGCACGACGCCGACCTCGGCGGCGACGTCGCGGAGGGTCACGCCGGCGAAGCCGTCGCGCGCGACGAGGCGCAGCGTCGCCGCGATGATCTGGTCGCGCCGTTCCGCTGGAGCCAGTCGTGTCGCCATCCGCTCATCGTACCGCTCTTGTCCGCATGGACAACGCGATCATCTCCGCGCGTGACGGCGCACCCACTCGTGCATGACGATCGCGGCCGCGGCGCTCGCGTTGATCGAACGCGTCGAGCCGTACTGCGTGATCTCGACGACCGAGTCCGCCGCCGCGAGCGCCTCCTCGCTGAGCCCGGGGCCCTCCTGGCCGAACAGCAGC from Agromyces aurantiacus includes these protein-coding regions:
- a CDS encoding magnesium and cobalt transport protein CorA, which translates into the protein MPVIDNAVYRDGRRVASPATLEESFELREEHGGFSWIGLYRPTDDELDAVAEEFSLHHLAVEDARKGHQRAKLERYGDTLFVVLRPARYLDPTEEVEFGEVHLFVGRDFAITIRRAESPNLAKVRRRLEGSPDLLAQGPEAVLYAVLDEVVDEYAPVLAGLENDIDEIEEELFDGDPQVTRRIYDLASEVMEFQRATRPLVDMVQAIERGFEKYRVDLELQRYLRDVLDHVIRVVERGESFRQLLQNALAVHSTLVTQRQNDEMQRLTETSLTQSEEVKKISSWAAIIFAPTLIGTIYGMNFRHMPELDHPLGYPIALAAMVLFGITLYVIFKRRNWL
- a CDS encoding TetR/AcrR family transcriptional regulator; translation: MATRLAPAERRDQIIAATLRLVARDGFAGVTLRDVAAEVGVVHGLIRHYFATREQLVAAAFDAAVLAESIEDDELAERLEPVEALADWLTTTPREHYLVWIDAWSEAPRNPELHAALTRHHRDSDRRLAHIIERNVAAGTATSADPEADARMLTALLDGVAVQHHAIGLIDEAEADRIVFAAAEARLAMQSGSLARTRPTPTRGQWAAAH